The following coding sequences are from one Musa acuminata AAA Group cultivar baxijiao chromosome BXJ2-4, Cavendish_Baxijiao_AAA, whole genome shotgun sequence window:
- the LOC135608970 gene encoding protein LURP-one-related 8-like codes for MSKIHPTVSKIDDQEELTTTTTTTNSPSVWTVWKKSSMGFHGSDGFSIYDGKGRLAFRVDNYSRKHKCFAGEILLMDGDGKAVMALRPQILSMHDRWSGFKGEDDVETSSSPRVFSMRRRSVLQGGDEAEVFMDAPDRRSPEPDFRTEGCFRRRNCKIMDRDGQEVARIFRKEVNESVTLSDDVFSLIIQPNMDAELIMAFLVVMDRIC; via the exons ATGTCCAAGATTCATCCTACAGTGAGCAAGATCGATGATCAAGAAGAGcttacgacgacgacgacgacgacgaactcTCCATCGGTATGGACGGTGTGGAAGAAGTCGAGCATGGGTTTTCACGGATCGGATGGATTCTCGATATATGACGGCAAGGGAAGACTAGCATTCCGTGTCGACAATTATTCCAGGAAGCACAAGTGCTTCGCCGGCGAGATCCTGCTGATGGATggagatgggaaggccgtcatggcTCTGAGGCCTCAG ATCTTGAGCATGCATGACAGATGGAGCGGATTCAAAGGCGAAGATGACGTCGAAACTAGTAGCAGCCCTCGAGTTTTCTCCATGAGGAGGCGATCAGTCCTTCAAGGTGGTGATGAGGCCGAGGTGTTCATGGACGCTCCAGACCGCCGATCGCCGGAGCCCGATTTCAGAACTGAAGGCTGCTTCAGGAGAAGAAACTGCAAGATCATGGACAGGGATGGTCAGGAAGTAGCTCGAATCTTTCGCAAGGAAGTGAACGAGTCGGTCACTCTGAGTGATGATGTTTTCAGCCTCATCATTCAGCCAAACATGGACGCTGAGCTGATCATGGCATTCCTGGTCGTCATGGACCGCATCTGTTAG
- the LOC103981094 gene encoding NAC domain-containing protein 68: protein MGRKRDAEAELNLPPGFRFHPTDEELVVHYLCRKMACLCLPAPIIVDIDLYKHNPWELPDKASFGQREWYFFTPRNRKYLNGSRPNRAAGKGYWKATGADKPISAKGSERTLGIKKALVFYTGKAPRGVKTDWIMHEYRLADASRSSNKGSLRLDDWVLCRLYNKKNTWEKMQQQQETSSGETMGSVGETGSDSLRTPEFDVEHKVGLPYFDDLGYPSQAAARMQASSNSKTTAGIQMAEESQKEDNEWFMDLKLDDLQSSYMNVRSMQMMDATNQDFVPPVPRPNHTDMLPF, encoded by the exons ATGGGGAGGAAAAGAGACGCGGAAGCGGAGCTCAACCTGCCACCGGGGTTCCGCTTCCACCCCACGGACGAAGAGCTCGTCGTGCACTACCTCTGCCGGAAGATGGCCTGCCTGTGCCTACCCGCACCCATCATCGTCGACATCGATCTCTACAAGCACAACCCCTGGGAGCTACCAG ATAAGGCATCGTTTGGGCAGAGAGAGTGGTACTTCTTCACTCCTCGTAACAGGAAGTACCTCAACGGCTCGAGACCGAACAGGGCCGCCGGGAAGGGATACTGGAAGGCAACTGGTGCCGATAAGCCGATCTCAGCAAAGGGCAGCGAAAGGACTTTGGGTATCAAAAAAGCTTTGGTCTTCTACACCGGCAAGGCACCAAGAGGCGTGAAGACCGATTGGATCATGCATGAGTACAGGTTGGCTGATGCAAGCCGCAGCTCCAACAAGGGAAGCCTAAGG TTGGATGACTGGGTTCTTTGCCGGCTATACAACAAGAAGAATACCTGGGAGAAGATGCAGCAACAGCAGGAGACATCCTCAGGAGAGACCATGGGTTCGGTGGGCGAGACAGGCTCAGACAGCTTGAGGACACCAGAATTCGATGTCGAGCACAAGGTTGGGCTGCCTTATTTTGATGATCTTGGCTATCCATCCCAAGCTGCTGCCAGAATGCAAGCATCGAGCAACAGCAAAACAACAGCTGGGATTCAGATGGCAGAAGAGAGTCAAAAAGAAGATAACGAATGGTTCATGGACTTGAAACTGGATGACTTGCAGAGCTCTTACATGAACGTTCGATCGATGCAAATGATGGATGCAACAAATCAAGACTTTGTACCTCCAGTGCCAAGGCCAAATCATACGGACATGCTGCCATTCTGA